The DNA window TCGAACATGCTTCATGATTTGTGGCATGTTCTGAGCTTGGCTTCTATGCAAAAAGTGGTGATGTCATTACGCTATCCTGAGTTTATCAGCTGAGTGTGACAGCAAATTCTGAGGCTCAGAGACCAAAGTTCATGTCCTGCAATTTAATGGGACAGGTGAGGGAGGgctgggtttcttcagcagaaaATGCTGATGAGTGCGCTTTTTTTACACCTTAGTGCCCTCTCATATTTCTCTCATCCCTGGGGAGTACAGGAGATTGCTGCTGGAGAAGAATAaaggagatagagaggggggaggaacagagagaagagaggtggtgggggtggttggagagagaacaaaaaaggaagagagagagggactgaagGACAGAGACCTTgtcatttcacacagaaaagcaaTTTTCCCTGCATGATTCATGGTGCTAATCTGGTAGCATGGAACATGTAGGAATTTACAGATGCTAATCCCTTGTAGGGGGAGCAAATGCTAAATTATTAAAACcaaaatagaaataatttaTGTAAAACTGTTGTgtaagtttatatatatatatatataactactACTTCTTTTGCCtaggaaatgtttttgtaattaatgaGGTGGTTACATTTTCAGGCATATTAAAAGTTGACGTACCTTCTCAGAAGGTTTTATTTCCAAGGGCATATTACGGGAGAGTGTGCTGTATTTAATGAGCACCAGATCACGACTGCAATTTCACACATCTTGTGGACACagcaacacactcacaccagcACGTCACCACATGCCCAGGTTGCAGCAGGAGAATGAGTGTGCGTTCGGTTACTTGCTCCCTTCGTGTAGTCGGCTACTTAACATTCTGTATTGTGTTGAGTCATGTAATCTGAGTTGGAGGTATCTGCAAGCATTGTGTAGGCCTACGtcttaaatgcattaaatgcgATTCAAATTACTTGACTACGCATATTCTGTCAGATACATTGCCGTTATCGCCTTTCTGTGACCTTGAATCATTTGGTCTGTAGAAAGTGTTGGTGGCAGCAGGCTAAAATTAGTTGAACATCAAAAGAaacaatacaaatgtaaaaactaTAAAACTGTCATATTCTGTAACACACAGGGTACATCATGAGCCTGATTTTACAGGGAAATTGAAAGAATACGCGGATGCACGAATGCGCCACATGGACTCCTGCCCGGCTCATCCATTAGCGTTCCCCACTCGATAGAGCAGCTTGGAAGCTCACTCCACTTAATTGACACCTCGCGATGTCAATATTATGATAGAGGGTGTCCTGCCATTAAATTAAAGTGCTGTTCAACGGATGCTTGGCTTAAGGCAGCAGATCGCCCGCCGTCTGTGAGCGCAGCACGGTGCGGCTTGCCGGATGTCTGGCTGCGACTCCCAGCGCTTCCAGGAACACACCACGGAAGGGGGGCTCGGGTGAGTCATCGTCACATCCAAGTCGCATCATGCTAGCTTTCCCCCGCGGGCTGCATTTAACTGGATATGAACTCTGCCACTTTctgaaggaaaataataaaaatgaaagaatgagcTACTGAATATTAgatttattcttattattattattattattattacatttgtcCTGATTGTTTTATTCAGAGCCTCTACTGAATCCCCATACATTCCAGGTGAAGTCACGTCACTGAGGTATAAGTTCACCATTTCTTTTGAATCCAAACCAACCACAGCACAGGACTGCTTTGCGATTTTGATGTGGTGACCCAGATTTGTCGTAGATGACCTTGCAGGGTTCTGTCAGGGGTTCTGCGTTCTCTCCTACACACACCGACTCGTCAATCACAGGAACACTCCCCTTGTGCTATTTTAGGTAAGATTCCACCTTATTGGAACAGTATGCAGTCTATTTATCAGGGGCTGTAGCACAGAGAGAGTTGGCAAAAGAAGGCCTTGCACTTGATTTCTCATTTCCCTTTGACAGGTGAGCCAGATGGCGGAGATGCGTCTGCAGAGAGACAACTGCTGTGCCGGGCTCCCTGGGTTTGAGGAAGTGCGTTGTCACAGCAACTGACAAAGGCCACGTGACTGATCGCAGGTGGCCGCTTCCAGAACTCTTTTCGAAACACAAGTGCCAGGATGCGTGTATGTGCTTGCACaagtgtttgtatctgtgtgtgtgtctgtgtgtgtgtgtgttctaatTTGCAGGTCACCTCTATTCAAGCTCGGAAATGTTTAAACTGGGGTATGCCTGCActggaaacaaaataatcaataaCTATTTaaacaacagattttttttgcccattcaTGACATTTCTCAGTTGCTGGATTCGTGCAATCTCTAGAGAGACAATAGGCAAATGATAATCTATGAAATTGCACGATCAATCTGGTATGACACAAAATCCAGAGACTTCTGGATTTCCTGAAATACAATTGGCTACCACTTGCACAGCACACAATGCTTTTGAATGGCTAGATACAGGTTGCTCTGATATTTGGTATGGTTGCCAGGTTTTGATACAATACTCAACAAAATGCATGATAGTCCGTTCAGCAGATTACTTATGTGTGTTCTTATTCGATTTTAATAATGTAGCTTAATTAATGTAGCGATATGGGATATTTTTAAAGTGTGTAATGCACATTTCCAAGTTGCATTGGTTAAAAGCGTCTactaaatgaattataatgatAAACATTTGGAGCCCTTTGTCTTGCGGGCAAATGGGATCAGTTTCCCCCTTTTCTTGTAAAACACAATGTGAACAGCAGAGGGCATACAAAtcattaataattttattaactCATGTATTTTCATGAGCATGGAAACTCTCCAAAACGCATACAGTTGAATGCTGCCTCATCAGTTGTGAACGAGAATAAACCGCTATCTTTACATATTGTTTCTGGACAGCAACAGAACGAGTATCATACAGGGACATTGTAAATGCCAAAAATAGTATTTAGCCTGCAGCTCTATCGAAGCAGAAGCAGAATAGGATCGGAAGCAGAAGAGCTTTAATTACACAATCAAAGGTGAGGTTGATGCACAAGATTTTACTTCATATATTCCAGAGTGATATGTTAAAATTTACAGATCTTAAATGTATGATGTTGACCTATAGATGGAGAGCTGCATTTCCTCAAAAAAGAACAAGGAAACTCAAGTGGTAAAGGTTGTAAAATCTGCTGTGGAGGTCAACACAATCTTCAAAGATTTTCATGTCAGTGCAATTGGGGCACACATGGGATTCAATAATGATGCCATTAGCAGGTTTTACTGGCCTGGGATGTGTATTGACATCAGAAAATGGGTAGGTGCCACAATCTTCTCCTCTTGAATCTATGGCCACTCAAAtggttcatatatatatatatatatatatatatatatatacacatgtgtgtgtatgtatgtgaaagATATAACTTTTGAATTGCAGCATGTACTCGGTGCCAAAAGAACATCAAACACAAAGGATACATCCCAGTTCAAGTAAGCTTCATACCTCACATACCTCTTTGCATATAAAGTTACCAATCCATATGTCATTGTCCACACTTAAATCTTTTGGAACTTCTCAGGTTCTGAACCATTTGAGCTGGTTGGGATGGACCTTGTGGGGAAACCGATGCCAACTCCAAGAGGCAATATATGCATCATGATTGGCTGCAAAACTAAGTGGGCAGAAGCATAACCGCTAAAGAATAAGCAAGCTGAGGACGtaccacaatgcattgtggaATTTTTCTGTAGGCTTGGACCTCCTAAACAAATTCCCACTGACCACAAGTTCAGGATTAAGGTGCTGTTCTGTTGTCATGCATTTTCAATGCTTTATCAATCACATCTTTACCTGTGCAGTCCGTTTCATTAACCCAATGACATGGCTGAGGCTCGCTTCAGATTTCTGACTCGTCTATTAAAATGCAGGTGAATATGGCTCTCTGCCAAAGGCTTGAAATTCAGAGGAGTTTTTGTGCACCATATCATCCACAGACCAATGGACTGGTTGAAAGGACAAATGGGACAGTGACAAGGTAACTTGGTTaccttgtatttattattaattgttaAATATTCTACTGTGGTATTGTTTTGCATTAAGTGGTGTTGCTGGCGATAATTAACCTCAGTCATTTTCTAAGTCATTCAGGATGTGGGCCAGACATGGCAATAAGCCATGCTTTATAATTTAAAACCGTATTTCATACAATGTTAATGTTTCAGAACCCTCGCCAAATTGGTGGAGGGAGAAGCCATGAAACTGGGATCTGTGCCTCAGTGCAGCCATGTTTTGGTTTACGCACAAAGATATAGATCACCACGGAGTACTTTATGCTTGGCAGAGACGCCAGGTATTATGAGGTCCCTGAGACATTTGGGGTGAGTTTCCTTCTCTAACGTGTATCTAATAGGACTTTCTCTTCATTCAAGGTACCTGACTATATCGAGGACATTGTGGCTGAGGAGGTTCTTTCAGTGTCTGAAGCTACAAGAACATCTTTTAAAgttgtttcagaaaatgttgAAGAGgccagtgaaaaacaaaaaagggaagGGCTGAACAAGTGAGTGAGGATTTTTAACTGGGAGAGCTTGTCTTCAAGaacatgaaatgtaaaaaaaaaaaaaatttaaggaGACAAGCTGGCAAATGACAGACTGGGGCCTTTTAGAATTTTAAGTTTGCAAGGCAAAAGTGCCGATCTGCAGTCAGTTAAATCCAGCAGCAATCTGATCCAGCAGATCAGCACCATCTTACTAAATGTATAGAATCAGAAAATCTGGTTCCTTATGGATTACAAACTGCCCCATCCCACACAACTAGTCATTTTGTCCTCACTCTCACCACGTGCATCTGCTTCCACCAAATCTTCCCCACCCTGCCAGTGTGTTCTTGTGACCTCAGAATACGCTACCTGTATTTCTGAAGCTTCAGAATCTGCCCCACCCTCCCTGTAGGTTCCTGTGACCACAAAATCTGCCCCAACCTCCCCATGTTTCTGTCGCGCACTAACGGTTATCTTGTATTTACTAGACTAATTGGATTATTCTTATCCATATTtgattatatataaaaaggagaaaaaatggaaacaacaCTGGGTTTCTGAGCAAATTGAGTACATTTTTGATTTAATAAAGAGAGAAATTAAAGTAATTTTATCACATACGCCTTTGATTGCATATCTTTAATAGATCAAACAGAACAATGTAAATTAGAGGTTGCTCACTCGTGTTCTGCTTGATGGGTGTTTTAAGCCTCCTTAACCAAATCAATGTATtaactcaaaaataaatttatctATTAACTTAAGAATCACTGGATGTAGTCCTTAAACGACAAGATTGGCTAAAAGATTCAAATATAGACACACCTCATTTTTAACCAGCACAGCACCTGCAAAATGTAAAGCGTACTGTGACAAATGTCCTGTGAAATGcactacaaaaataaacatttgtttttaaattcattctGGAATTGcaagaatttttatttgtatttggttgAATCCTGGGTCTATACTTTAAATGCATACCCCCTTTCATGTGGTaacaatttttagtttttgcagTAAATGAGCCAGTACTGAACTGGGAATGTATAACAATGCATGCCTGAGACACtctaaaacaccagcaacaatgGCTGGGAATGTGATTTTGCAGAAACAACACAACATAATGTCAAAGATATAGGTCTATAGAGTAAATGTATACCTCCTTTCATTTGGCCAACAGATCTATTAAAATCCTGAACACATTCCAGAGTGAGTTCTCTTTGCTTTCTTGCAATATACTGAAATAGAAATAGACATCAGAAGGGTGGAGCTGGAATGAACATGAATTGAAAGTGGGAAGATCGGAGGACACATtaataccttcacaagatattcaaaccctacatgccagccagatccctccgttctgctacctcaggacgcctagcacctccccctcttcgcacctgcacttccagaacacgtctcctgtctgttctggccccacgatggtggaatgacctccctgtggaggtcagaacagctgagactgtgacccatttcaaacgacgactgaagacccacctcttcaggctgcacctctccccatccctcccttcccccctgtaaatgactaaacttagggttgtaactaggcagctgtttcataggtgacttaggcacatcaactgtcttaacgactacttgtatttttatttatttttatttttccatagattgcgttgttgccgttctcgttgttagtgttaatcagtttaaccatcagggtccaagttgaactatgcggttgttccctgtacttggaccggtacttctctctaggggtttcgtcatacttgttcctggttatggttatacactttgttgtacgtcgctctggataagagcgtctgccaaatgcctgtaatgtaatgtaatgtaatgttcactCCTATTTCACTGCAGCAGTGACATGAGGTATGAGGTAAACTGGGGatgatcttttaaaaattgctgTACAGTATATGGGAACATTCAAATATGGTTGTTTGCACCCATACATGATACATAACAACCTACACAAAagattatttttgctttgtgtcataatttaaaaaaacatacaaagtAAAATTCCAGGCTTAATTTAAACCAGATAAATAGCAATGCTAGTAGCTAGCGATTGTGTACAAATTGTATCTGAAATGCTGATAAATCTCCATGAAGGTGCAGAAAACGTGGTTACTGTGAGGTTATTCTTCGGGACCATAGAACGCTACTGACGTTAATTCGATGCTTTTATTTTGGTAGAAAAATGGCGAGAACTCACCGTAACATTTGACCGGAAGTTATACAGGAAGTCTAATTGTTGCTAGCTTCACGAAGCTCAAATTTGCTGACAACTAGTGATCGTTTCAATCAATGAAGAGCATAAGAACTTATaagttcttatacagttcagtggttGCAATTAACTGTAACCATAGAGCGTATATAGGGCTCAGTGACTGTAACTGTTCAATGTATTGTTTCCATCTCgctaaatgtaataaatgtaaggTTGATGGCTTCACGGAGCTGTCACAACAACTTTCATCCCCTTGAAAATTTCACTTTTCTTTTCCGGGTTACATTGAGCCTATTGGTCAGATCTCTCTGTTAGAAAGGTCAATGTTAGCTAAGTAATACCCatagattaaaatattttattgtctaGAGTTGTATTAGTTAGCAAaagataatgttagctagctattcaTTAATTATGTGCTTCTCCACGTGTGTTTCTTTTCCGGTGGCAAAAGAGATTGAACTTCCGGCCCCCGCTACAGTCTTCCTCTTCCGGTTAAAGAACCATCAGGTATGGCGGCCAATATTTCTTCTTGCTTTAAGAGATTGTATAATCTGTTTTAATCTGCCGTTCAAAGTTCTGTTATTACGTCTGGTGTTTAATAAAAACGTTTGCTTATAACAAACGAAATGTGATCGTGTTAATATTTGAGTGATTTTTACTGTTTCTGTCTGATTTGTAACCGTTGCTCTGTTTCACGTTATAAATGCCTCTGAAGCCCTGTTTGCTACATTAGCTAGATCATTTTGACCATTTTAATCTGACTCGCTATTGATGCGTGTTGTCGTTTCTGGTATTATAGTCAGCTACACTGCAAAAAATCATTCGCCGGCCTTTGTAAACCTTGTATATCTTATGACGAAAGGTGTTCATTGGTACCAGTGAAATGTGAAGCTTGCTAGTTGGCAAGATAGCTAGTTAACGTTGGTTGATTTGAGCCTGTTAGAGTAACATATAGCTACCGTTATCCGTACAATTTGCTCAGCTGTCTATCCGGAGGTGCTAAAAGGTGTTTCGTATTTTCTTCCTTAAAACATGTCCACGTTGCTATTTGTAGAATATTGAGATATTTGCTAATCGTGCTTAACGTTATGAAATTAAAGTGATGCACAATCTCTCCCCTGTAGGTATAAACATGGTTCAGCGCCTGACTTACCGTCGTAGGTTGTCCTACAACACCGCCTCAAACAAAACCAGACTGTAAGTGAATTTAATTTTTCTCCTTGGTATGATACGTTCAGTTGTCGTCCCTGTGATGGCGTTAAACTTTGATAAAGTTGTGAAAAGAATCGAAATAATTTTGCCGAACATCCTCATTTGAAATGTAACTGTTTAGATAAAATTTGATGGTATGCTCTTCTGTCCTCTTTATGGAGTAGTCTACGGTGTTCTGCCATCGAAACTTTAAACTTTTATCACTTTGAAATGACGATCAGTGTCTATGCCACTGCACAATTGGCAAATGTGCATGGGTACACCTCAGAATTCAGAGATAGTGAATTGCTCTGTTTCATTTCAGCTCCCGAACCCCTGGTAACCGGATTGTCTACCTCTACACTAAGAAGGTTGGCAAAGCGCCCAAGTCTGCATGTGGCATCTGCCCAGGAAGGCTGCGTGGTGTAAGTATGCCAGCGTCTGCTCACTCATAACCTCTTCCACATTCACCTGTAATCCACGCCTGCCATTTCATGTTCGCTTTCACAGCAACATGGATGGCAGTGTAGTGCTAACACAGATTTTACTAGACCAGGGATCTCAGACTCGAGTCCTGGAGGGCTTCAggtgtttgtggtttcctttcagtcagcagcctgTTAAGTGTGTGACTTAAGGCAATCACTGACTTAAATGAATTGCTGGTTCTGAAACTCTGTGGCCCTGCTGATATAGATTTTGGCACCAATTTGATGCATCATCAGAAAAATGCTGTGCAGTTTTAATTTGGCGTTTAATTCCTGATACTGACCAGAGCCTCTTGTAGATAACAAAGCTTGCTTGCAAACAAAGGTCCCTTAAGTTGTGCAAGCAAGAATTTTTCAAGAATCAACCATGTGGGTAGTCAGAAGTGTCTGGTGTTCTAGGAAACTGGGCCTGTAAATCAGGTTCCTGGTTTGTTTCCTAGCTGGTGCACTGCTTGAGCTTTAATTCCCGGCTTGAGCACTGCTTTAGGCTCTTGACTTAAACATCTCCAGTcagtatccagctgtaaaaatgggcAATAGGTAAGTGTGCTGTGTATGAAggtctgggtaagagtgtctaCTAAATGTGCATGGGCTTTCTTCACGAGGGCCCTTTTCAAGTCCTGTGAACCTTCAGTGACATTTACTGAGGTGTGTGCATAGATTTTGGTTAGTGAAGGTGGCTTTATTGCTGTGGTGCTAAACTGTGCTTTGAAGCTTAGAAATGTGCATGCAATACTGTATGTTCACACAATGTAGGCAGAGTCATTACTGCAGAGGGTTTAAATCATTATGCTGCTCTCTTTAGGGAAATGGTTGACGGTGATGTGAAATGCTCCCGCTATTGAGTTCATTCTGAGTTCAGTAGGGCCTGGTTGAGCAGGGTTTTGTATTGAATTCATTAGGCGCAGGTTTAGCAGGGTTTTGTATTGAGTTGAGTAGGCCCATGTTGAACAGGGTTGTTATTGAGTTCAGTAGGTGCAGGTTTAGCAGGGTTTTGTATTGAGTTCAGTAGGCCCAGGTTGAGCAGGGTTGTTATTGAGTTCAGTAGGCGCAGGTTGAGCAGGGTTTTGTATTGAGTTGAGTAGGCCCATGTTGAACAGGGTTTTGCATTGAGTTGAGTAGGGCCATGCTGAACAGGGTTGTTATTGAGTTCAGTAGGCGCAGGTTTAGCAGGGTTTTGTATTGAGTTCAGTAGGCGCAGGTTTAGCAGGGTTTTGTATTGAGTTCAGTAGACCAGTATCGCACGATTACCAGACGTTTCCTAAAAGTTATTGTGGTTCTGGTTTTCATCACTGTTCAACTGTCACTGCATGTCGGACTTGTTGTCATTCTGTTGAAATGCACCCCTTCAGTAAAGACTTCATTTACCACCATACACCTGGCACCTCCCATCAGCCACTACACACTGTTGTAATCTCAGTAATGTTAATTCAGTGTGCCTGGCAGGTTGGTTGCTAGCTGCATTAATATCTTTTGGAGTCCTTGCTGTGTTTGTAATCATTTATCTCTCTACAGGTCCGTGCTGTCAGACCCCAGGTCCTGATGAGGCTCTCAAAGACCAAGAAGCACGTCAGCAGAGCCTATGGCGGCTCTATGTGCGCCAAGTGTGTGCGTGACAGGTAGGAGGCGCTGTCGCCATTCTCGTGCTGAcgtgtgagcgagagagggagagaactgaAACCTGTGATTGTTATGTTATAGCCTAGGTCTGGCGGTTTTAGGATAGGTTTAGCTGTGTAATGGGCTTTACAGTATTGATCAGTGGTTTTTTGGTTAACTTTACGCTCAGTGATTAAAAGCAGCCTTTCTGTACCGTGGTGATATTTCACTTTTGAATGCCTCTGAGCGAGAATGTGACACTCATGTTCTCCACTCTAAGTTGTtatggataagagcatctgctgaatgaatgtaattaaCAGAGGTCAGAAAATTTGAGTGACAACTATTAGTTCTGCCATCCTGTTTAATacaaattttgtgttttcttctgtttgtaAGTTTTTACTTTCATTGCCCCCAAAAGTACATGACCTATAAATTGGCCATAAGACCGAAGATTTGATTGCCTGCCTCTCCTGCCATTTGTTCACTAATTAATTGCAATTGCATTAACATTCAAGTTTACAAACTTTTGTTTGCATCAGCATTGAAGATGGTGATCCATGATAATTATGTACAAACGTACaatgattataaaaaataaaaattcctaTGTGGATTTTAGTGCCTGAAAGTACGAGCGAGTGCAGGTCTCTCTGCATTCGCTCTATGCAGAAAGGAACTAAACTTTCAGTTGGCCAAACTTCCAGGTCTGATTTTGTAAATGAGATTAGTAGCCAGAGAATACTCCAGCATACTGAATGCACCATTGAACTGGGTTGGTTTTTCATCCTTCCCCTGAGTCATTTCAGGTTTTGTAGAATATTGCTTCACTGttccaggcttttttttcttctgatagTCAACATGATGGCTTTACGTCTGTAAGCTGGTTATTGGACTAATTAAGTGCACTGCTTAATTGAccgtctctcccccctttccctcctctctctctcactctctttctcccacgTGAAGAATCAAGCGGGCTTTCCTTATTGAGGAGCAGAAGATTGTTGTCAAGGTGCTGAAGGCCCAGGCTCAGAGTCAGAAATCGAAGTAAACTCCTTTATTTTGCGTGCCACAATAAAACATTGGGACATTGTGCTTGAAAGTGATTGACAGTTCTCTATATGGAATTCTGTAATGTCTGCATAAATGGTCTTGCcaccattttgtaaaaataaaacccagttGACCAGATTTATGTTCATGGGAATCATTGTGTGAAAGGTTGACCCTGCAGATTAATAACTCCATAATTGAAGCCGCAGCAATTTCAAACCTGTTCTGTCTGTATTAGTCAAAATCCACTTGTAACAGACTTGTTATAAGCTGTTGATTTAGAATCTCATAAAAAAGCCAATCTTGAGCCAAGCATTTTGCTGCGTAATGAAACTCCTGTACATTTGGTGTGGGAatgtcattcattcacacagctATAAAAATCTAAATAGATAGGCATCTTTTGTCATCTCTGTGGTCTGATACTTGAAGTGTGCATTGATAACAAAGTAAATAGagattgttttaaatgtttcaaaagaATAGTGCCATTTTGAGACATCGAATCCTTTAATATTATTTTGAGTGTATTTTCAGAATGTCCACAAGGTGGCACTGAACCTACTCCagtgttaatattttaattgtccACAAGATGGCAGGTACAGCGTACAAGCGCAAGCTTGCACTTGCTGGTGTGCTGTGAACACCATCTTCATATAATACATCTCTGAAGTgtttcagtgactgtgtgttcatttaaaaaaccatcAGACCAATTGAAATAAGCTGATTTTAGTGTGTCTTATTTACTTTTAAGTATAAATTCAGTGTTTCAAGAAATGttgatgcattttaaacacTTGTAGCTTGTTATATGATTGCGTTCAGTGGGAACTATATGGGAGTATTGTAGTAAGAagcttaaaatgtaaatgtttgaaaaaaacaaaactgcctcAAGTTCATCTTGCTGATGAGGGGTTTTGGAACACAAGGGTCTAATCTGTAAAACCAAACGCGGCCGTGAGATGAATGAGAATATGGACTTGTACGTCCGAGTCTGATTCCCCCTTGCTCCCTGTGCCAGCTCCGTTTACgtcagtgtgtttttctgcctgCTCCTAACGGCTCCCTCCTCGTTGAGGCTCTGGAAGTGACGAGCTCTCCGTGGGCTTCTCCCTCAGTCCTGATGGCTGCTGTAGGAATGTGTTAAATGTGGCAGCTGGCTGAGGAGAGGTCTAATGCCCGCAGAACCAGGAGAGAGATGACCGTATAAATCACGGACTGTCTGTGGACCGGAGGGAGGACGCACGCTTTCATTTCAGTCTCCGGTCCGTGCAGCGGACATCGCTCTTTTGATTCATTATAGTACATTTCAGTCTCAATTGAGCCCAGTGCTTTTCACTCCCCATTCAATGTAGTACATTTAAGTGTGAATTGGGCACAATGCATTTCACTCGATCCatgcaatacagtacatttcagtCTCCACTGAGCACAATCCATTTCACACACTATTCCCTGTAGTGTGTTTCAGTCTCCAGTGATTGCCGTGCATTTCC is part of the Anguilla anguilla isolate fAngAng1 chromosome 7, fAngAng1.pri, whole genome shotgun sequence genome and encodes:
- the rpl34 gene encoding 60S ribosomal protein L34; the encoded protein is MVQRLTYRRRLSYNTASNKTRLSRTPGNRIVYLYTKKVGKAPKSACGICPGRLRGVRAVRPQVLMRLSKTKKHVSRAYGGSMCAKCVRDRIKRAFLIEEQKIVVKVLKAQAQSQKSK